The Clostridiaceae bacterium HFYG-1003 genome includes a window with the following:
- a CDS encoding ABC transporter substrate-binding protein — protein sequence MKKRIVSLLLPVVMAASVLAGCTPSTPATQPTTGGSTPSTTTADSTPAGTTTADSTTPLTAASLVERPDIIKTPGKNTVIIGTTTEPTGDFAPPWWQNNATDNDIKTFVEGAATVEAKMDGELLINKSVVAEHKVTENADGTKTYEFKINDGMVFSDGTPITATNYVASILLFSSPVLQKLNAKPTYGNYYVGYADFLEGKTKEFSGVRLIDDKTFSVTIDKEYVPSFYELTQASVGPTHLDYWLNNSAAGKVEIKDDGKGAYFSDNFTEENFGKAIESAKNNPDRPASGPYKVKEWDPTSKIMVLEINDKYVGNWEGKKPSINTVIFRHITSATAMDELKTGGVDLLTHMMSGTEINAGFTLVEDGSNKFNYFAYPRAGYGKLAFVADVYPTKDVEVRQAIAHLLDRNKFTQAFTGGFGTVVNGPYGEGQWFYKESQAALAPRLNQYAYDLNAAKELLDKAGWNLDKDGKPYSGTGLRYKENPDKKGEFMPLIIKWGSSENNAVSELLVTQLQKSTDVAAAGMEIQQTVMTFEELLNYVYRDASQGEKYGAKEFNMFNFASNFPVGYVPRDEYTTDEKKLAQGYNTNFIVDKQLEELAEGFWKVAPTEKEKFLEGWQNYIARWNELLPDLPLYSNQIHDFFNAKIQNYESSATGGLVDSILYATVQD from the coding sequence ATGAAGAAAAGAATCGTATCACTTCTTTTGCCTGTCGTTATGGCTGCCTCAGTGCTTGCCGGTTGTACACCATCAACCCCAGCTACCCAGCCGACAACAGGTGGATCAACTCCGTCAACCACAACCGCGGACTCAACCCCTGCAGGTACAACCACTGCAGACTCCACGACTCCGCTGACGGCAGCCTCACTGGTCGAGAGACCGGACATCATCAAGACCCCTGGCAAGAACACCGTCATCATCGGAACAACAACCGAGCCGACCGGTGACTTTGCTCCTCCCTGGTGGCAGAACAATGCAACCGACAACGACATCAAGACATTTGTTGAAGGTGCTGCAACTGTTGAAGCCAAAATGGACGGCGAACTGCTCATCAACAAATCTGTTGTAGCAGAGCACAAAGTGACCGAAAATGCAGATGGTACCAAAACCTACGAGTTCAAAATCAATGATGGTATGGTATTCTCTGATGGTACTCCGATCACCGCAACCAACTATGTTGCATCGATCCTTCTTTTCTCCTCACCGGTCCTTCAGAAACTTAATGCGAAGCCTACCTATGGTAACTACTATGTAGGATACGCTGACTTCCTCGAAGGCAAAACAAAGGAATTCTCAGGCGTTCGCCTCATCGATGACAAAACGTTCTCCGTAACCATCGATAAGGAATACGTTCCTTCCTTCTATGAACTGACCCAGGCTTCCGTTGGACCGACTCATCTGGACTACTGGCTGAACAATTCAGCAGCAGGCAAGGTTGAGATCAAGGATGACGGCAAGGGTGCATACTTCAGCGACAACTTCACCGAAGAAAACTTTGGTAAGGCGATTGAAAGCGCGAAGAACAACCCGGACAGACCGGCTTCAGGCCCTTACAAAGTTAAGGAATGGGATCCGACTTCCAAGATCATGGTCCTTGAGATCAATGACAAGTATGTTGGAAACTGGGAAGGCAAGAAACCTTCCATCAACACTGTAATCTTCAGACACATCACATCCGCAACCGCTATGGATGAACTGAAGACCGGCGGAGTTGACCTTCTGACCCACATGATGTCCGGAACTGAAATCAACGCAGGATTCACCCTGGTTGAAGACGGATCCAACAAGTTCAACTACTTCGCATATCCCAGAGCAGGATACGGAAAGCTCGCTTTCGTAGCTGACGTATATCCGACCAAGGATGTAGAAGTCAGACAGGCGATTGCTCACCTGCTGGACAGAAACAAGTTCACCCAGGCATTCACTGGCGGATTTGGAACTGTTGTTAACGGACCTTACGGCGAAGGCCAGTGGTTCTACAAAGAATCTCAGGCTGCCCTGGCACCGAGACTGAACCAGTATGCATACGACCTGAATGCTGCCAAGGAACTCCTTGACAAAGCCGGCTGGAACCTGGACAAGGATGGAAAACCATACTCCGGAACTGGCCTGAGATACAAAGAGAACCCGGACAAGAAGGGCGAGTTCATGCCGCTCATCATCAAATGGGGATCCTCTGAGAACAACGCTGTTTCCGAACTGCTTGTAACCCAGCTGCAGAAGTCCACTGATGTGGCTGCTGCCGGTATGGAAATCCAGCAGACCGTTATGACCTTCGAAGAACTCCTGAACTATGTTTACAGAGATGCTTCACAGGGTGAAAAATACGGCGCTAAGGAATTCAACATGTTCAACTTCGCTTCCAACTTCCCAGTTGGTTATGTACCAAGAGATGAGTACACAACCGATGAGAAGAAACTGGCTCAGGGCTACAACACCAACTTCATCGTTGACAAGCAGCTCGAAGAACTGGCTGAAGGATTCTGGAAAGTGGCTCCGACCGAAAAGGAAAAATTCCTTGAAGGATGGCAGAACTACATCGCAAGATGGAACGAACTGCTTCCGGACCTCCCACTGTATTCCAACCAGATCCATGACTTCTTCAATGCGAAGATTCAGAATTACGAGTCCTCCGCAACCGGTGGCTTAGTGGATTCCATCCTCTACGCAACAGTTCAGGACTAA
- a CDS encoding ABC transporter permease, whose translation MAKYILKRFMYIVLVFVALSVIIFFMYNSVPGDPAMAKVYPLKSTMSPEAFQKMYAITRAQMGLDDPLPLRYWKWFSRLITLDLGTSTLYNKPVMDVIKVPLKNTVLMNLFVVFFGLLITIPLGIAMAVKKNTVFDRIIQVATLVGVSIPSFVTALVLIYFFAVKLGWFPVSGWKTPNLQAATQWAETKDILWHLVLPVAILVMSSMASTTRYIRSAMVSSLSMDYIKTARAKGLSEKAVIFSHAWRNALLPVVTLLIGWVLSIFYGSIVVESMFGLNGMGNTFITALRNQDWSVGLGIQMFYVLLALGSNLIIDLTFGLVDPRVRINA comes from the coding sequence ATGGCGAAATATATACTGAAGCGATTCATGTATATCGTACTTGTATTCGTTGCCTTGTCCGTTATCATCTTTTTCATGTATAACAGCGTTCCCGGTGACCCAGCGATGGCTAAGGTCTATCCTTTGAAATCCACCATGTCTCCGGAAGCCTTCCAAAAGATGTATGCGATCACAAGAGCCCAGATGGGTCTGGACGACCCGCTGCCACTCAGATACTGGAAATGGTTTTCCAGACTGATCACACTTGATCTTGGAACTTCAACACTCTACAACAAACCAGTTATGGATGTCATCAAGGTGCCGTTGAAGAATACGGTTCTGATGAACCTGTTCGTTGTCTTTTTCGGATTGCTCATCACCATTCCGCTGGGAATCGCGATGGCCGTCAAGAAAAACACTGTTTTCGACAGAATTATCCAAGTAGCAACATTGGTAGGTGTTTCGATCCCGTCCTTTGTTACTGCTTTGGTATTGATATACTTCTTCGCCGTTAAACTCGGCTGGTTCCCTGTCAGTGGTTGGAAAACCCCGAATCTGCAGGCAGCCACGCAATGGGCTGAGACCAAGGATATTCTTTGGCACTTAGTTCTGCCTGTTGCAATCCTGGTTATGTCTTCCATGGCCAGCACCACGCGGTATATCCGTTCTGCCATGGTCAGCTCACTTTCCATGGATTACATTAAAACCGCCCGCGCAAAAGGTCTCTCTGAGAAGGCCGTTATTTTCTCCCACGCCTGGCGCAATGCGCTCCTGCCGGTCGTAACACTTCTGATCGGATGGGTTCTGTCCATTTTCTATGGATCCATCGTTGTAGAAAGCATGTTTGGACTGAACGGAATGGGAAATACCTTCATCACGGCTTTAAGAAATCAGGACTGGTCAGTTGGACTCGGTATCCAGATGTTCTATGTACTTTTGGCCTTGGGATCCAATCTCATCATTGACTTGACATTCGGTCTGGTAGACCCACGTGTCCGGATCAACGCGTAG
- a CDS encoding ABC transporter permease subunit, translated as MSEELKKTNGNNEQKAAAPKKGLFGKKKKNLNIYQEEQIQTPWRTVVKTFASNRLSMGALIVFVLIAAFMFIAPYFYRIDLGYNEPMQADLPPSQNFMEFPEIMKTGARDVAVGSTFGVGIDKDGNFHAWGQKALFAMPDLEAKKPAGMNNLVQVAAGYDHVLALGADGKLWAWGNSRNGQTRIPPQLRNAKIKSVHAGYKFSLVVLEDGTTAAWGNVMNFDYNDFHQYQGQIDKVAITTDVVSALTKDGTIVYLGTQANTFSKPPAGKFIDIAATSKSFAAIREDGKVIDWGNLSYRTGQELPEFTSKPVAISGGLYHYATVLENGSIVAWGEDDQRQIAVPSGVTNAKMIASGFYQNYYITADGQLNSFGMKGYLLGTDEFGRDVLTRIINGGRLSLTIGTLAVIISTLIGMALGGISGYFGGKVDMFIQRFAEIISSFPFLPTIILLNSVWGNKFTSTQKVYLIMVLLGFLGWTGLMRLIRAQVLSLREQEFVTAARAMGIKELGIVFQHIIPNVISVIIVSATLDFAGYLLYEATLSFLGFGVQPPQPTWGNMLFGANNSTVIQNFWWRWVFPALILSICIICINLIGTGLDDAIDPKSQER; from the coding sequence ATGTCAGAAGAATTGAAAAAAACAAACGGAAATAATGAGCAGAAAGCCGCTGCGCCCAAAAAGGGCTTGTTCGGCAAGAAGAAAAAGAACCTGAACATCTATCAGGAAGAACAGATCCAGACGCCATGGCGGACCGTAGTCAAAACCTTTGCCTCAAACAGACTGTCCATGGGCGCGCTGATTGTGTTCGTACTGATTGCGGCCTTCATGTTTATCGCACCGTACTTCTACCGCATCGATCTTGGATACAATGAACCGATGCAGGCGGATCTGCCTCCGTCACAGAACTTCATGGAGTTCCCGGAAATCATGAAAACCGGTGCCAGAGATGTCGCTGTCGGAAGCACGTTCGGTGTTGGCATCGACAAGGATGGAAATTTCCATGCCTGGGGGCAGAAAGCGCTGTTCGCCATGCCTGACCTTGAAGCAAAGAAACCCGCTGGCATGAATAACCTGGTTCAGGTAGCTGCCGGCTATGACCATGTTTTGGCATTGGGTGCCGATGGCAAGCTTTGGGCATGGGGCAACTCCCGAAACGGACAGACCCGGATTCCGCCTCAGCTGAGAAATGCTAAGATCAAATCGGTTCATGCAGGTTACAAGTTCTCACTGGTTGTTCTGGAAGACGGTACGACCGCAGCCTGGGGCAATGTGATGAACTTTGACTACAACGACTTCCATCAGTATCAGGGACAGATCGACAAAGTGGCAATTACCACCGATGTTGTGTCAGCCCTGACCAAAGATGGAACGATTGTTTACCTTGGAACTCAAGCGAACACATTCTCCAAACCGCCGGCAGGCAAGTTTATTGATATTGCTGCCACCTCTAAGTCTTTCGCAGCCATCCGTGAAGATGGAAAGGTCATCGACTGGGGAAATCTGAGCTATCGGACGGGTCAGGAACTTCCTGAATTCACTTCCAAGCCAGTGGCAATTTCAGGCGGGCTGTACCATTACGCCACCGTTCTGGAAAATGGTTCAATCGTTGCCTGGGGTGAAGATGACCAGCGGCAGATCGCTGTTCCTTCAGGTGTTACAAACGCGAAGATGATCGCTTCCGGATTCTATCAGAATTACTACATAACAGCTGATGGTCAGCTTAATTCCTTCGGTATGAAAGGGTATCTCCTGGGAACGGATGAATTCGGCCGTGACGTTCTGACCCGTATCATCAACGGCGGCAGACTGTCTCTGACCATCGGTACGTTAGCTGTCATTATTTCCACACTTATTGGTATGGCATTGGGCGGCATCTCCGGATACTTCGGAGGCAAAGTCGACATGTTCATCCAGCGGTTCGCGGAAATCATTTCCTCGTTCCCCTTCCTGCCAACGATCATTCTGTTAAACTCTGTCTGGGGGAATAAGTTCACCTCAACTCAGAAAGTTTACCTGATCATGGTTCTTCTCGGGTTCCTCGGCTGGACCGGCCTGATGCGTCTGATTCGTGCTCAGGTTCTGTCACTGCGTGAACAGGAGTTTGTTACCGCGGCCAGAGCCATGGGTATTAAGGAACTGGGAATCGTATTCCAGCACATTATTCCTAACGTTATCTCAGTAATCATTGTTTCCGCCACTTTGGACTTTGCCGGCTACCTGCTCTACGAAGCAACGTTGTCCTTCCTGGGCTTCGGGGTACAGCCGCCACAGCCAACCTGGGGCAACATGCTGTTCGGTGCCAACAACTCCACGGTTATTCAGAATTTCTGGTGGAGATGGGTATTCCCTGCGCTGATCCTTTCCATCTGCATCATTTGTATTAACCTCATCGGAACCGGACTGGACGATGCCATCGATCCGAAATCGCAGGAAAGGTAG
- a CDS encoding ABC transporter ATP-binding protein translates to MPLLEIKNLHTYFKTKKGVVKAVNDVDYVVEAGKTLGVVGESGSGKSVSVMSIIRLLDGNGYIDSGDITFDGKDMVHIPLKEMEKIRGNDISVIFQEPMTSLNPVFTIERQISEPLMIHQGLNKSEAAKKTIEMLKQVRIPNPAKVTKQYPHQLSGGMRQRVMIAMALACEPKLLIADEPTTALDVTIQAQILKLMNDLKARKGTSIIFVTHDLAVINEMADDVVVMYCGQVVEKAPVRTIFDETNSKYRHPYTEGLLFSIPRLDTPVDTRLEPIPGAVPHPLNLPKGCKFAPRCKYATEKCQNEEPELLLLEDQHEVRCFYPEKGVRSGEQNAK, encoded by the coding sequence ATGCCGTTATTAGAGATTAAAAATTTACATACCTATTTCAAAACGAAAAAAGGTGTTGTTAAAGCAGTTAATGATGTCGACTATGTGGTTGAAGCAGGGAAGACATTAGGTGTTGTTGGTGAATCAGGCTCCGGAAAATCCGTTTCTGTTATGAGCATCATCCGTCTTCTGGATGGAAATGGCTATATTGATTCGGGTGACATCACATTCGACGGAAAAGACATGGTTCACATTCCGCTGAAAGAAATGGAAAAAATTCGTGGAAACGACATTTCAGTTATTTTCCAGGAACCCATGACTTCGCTGAACCCGGTGTTCACCATTGAGCGTCAGATTTCTGAGCCTTTGATGATTCATCAGGGACTCAACAAGAGCGAAGCAGCCAAAAAGACCATCGAAATGCTCAAACAGGTTCGGATTCCGAATCCTGCCAAAGTAACCAAGCAGTATCCTCATCAGCTGTCCGGCGGTATGCGTCAGCGTGTCATGATCGCTATGGCACTGGCCTGCGAACCGAAGCTGCTGATCGCGGATGAACCTACTACCGCGCTGGACGTAACAATCCAGGCTCAGATACTGAAGCTGATGAATGATCTGAAGGCCCGCAAGGGAACTTCCATCATCTTTGTTACTCATGATCTGGCGGTTATCAACGAAATGGCTGATGACGTTGTCGTCATGTACTGTGGTCAGGTTGTTGAAAAAGCCCCGGTTCGCACCATCTTTGATGAAACCAACTCCAAATACAGACATCCCTATACCGAAGGCCTTCTGTTCTCCATCCCGCGGCTCGACACCCCGGTAGATACGAGACTTGAGCCGATCCCGGGAGCGGTTCCGCATCCCCTGAATCTGCCTAAGGGCTGTAAGTTTGCACCACGCTGCAAATATGCGACAGAAAAATGCCAAAACGAAGAACCGGAACTGCTTCTGCTGGAAGATCAGCATGAAGTAAGATGTTTCTATCCGGAAAAGGGGGTCCGTTCAGGTGAGCAAAATGCAAAATAA
- a CDS encoding ATP-binding cassette domain-containing protein encodes MNDVKNNQPETAAAGNSTDGKKLLFRLKDFTKYFPLKKSSIFQKEALFVRANEGVDLDIFEGETLGLVGESGCGKSTLGRTLLQLYPLTKGEILYYGDPEHPEGIDLAKLNRDQMRKYRKDLQIIFQDPYSSLNPRMTVGQIISEGLKANGIIEKDDEESQKYILDVMEKCGLQPYFVHRYPHQFSGGQRQRIGIARAVALNPKFIVADEPVSALDVSIQSQVINLLLDLKERHKLTYLFISHDLSVIKYISDRVGVMYLGNLVELTDTKELFANRLHPYTEALLSAIPTTDLKEKVEIKILEGDIPSPINPPAGCKFHTRCQFAQERCKTEVPELREIRPNHMVACHFPLLKQEDRAKTIDITLADEVQ; translated from the coding sequence ATGAATGATGTTAAGAACAATCAGCCGGAAACCGCTGCTGCGGGGAACTCGACTGATGGAAAAAAACTGCTGTTCCGTCTGAAGGATTTCACGAAATACTTCCCATTAAAGAAATCATCCATCTTCCAGAAGGAAGCCCTGTTTGTCCGGGCCAATGAAGGGGTTGATTTGGATATTTTCGAGGGAGAAACACTGGGCCTGGTTGGAGAATCAGGTTGCGGAAAATCAACCCTTGGTCGCACGCTGCTTCAGCTTTATCCCCTGACCAAAGGCGAAATCCTCTATTACGGTGACCCGGAACATCCGGAAGGAATCGACCTGGCGAAGCTGAACCGCGATCAGATGAGAAAGTACCGGAAAGATCTTCAGATCATTTTCCAGGATCCTTATTCATCACTGAATCCCAGAATGACGGTTGGTCAGATCATCTCAGAAGGACTGAAGGCAAATGGCATTATCGAAAAAGATGATGAAGAAAGCCAGAAGTATATCCTGGATGTTATGGAAAAATGCGGCCTCCAGCCCTATTTCGTACACCGTTATCCCCACCAGTTCTCCGGCGGACAGCGTCAGCGTATCGGTATTGCCCGGGCAGTCGCACTGAATCCCAAGTTCATCGTCGCTGATGAACCGGTTTCCGCACTTGACGTTTCCATTCAGTCCCAGGTTATCAACCTGCTGCTGGACCTCAAGGAACGCCATAAGCTGACGTACCTGTTCATCTCTCATGACCTGTCTGTCATTAAGTACATTTCCGACCGTGTCGGCGTTATGTACCTGGGCAACCTGGTCGAGCTGACGGACACCAAGGAACTTTTCGCAAACCGCCTCCATCCCTATACGGAAGCTCTGCTGTCGGCTATCCCGACAACGGATCTGAAGGAAAAAGTGGAGATCAAGATCCTGGAAGGGGATATTCCTTCACCGATCAACCCACCGGCAGGCTGCAAGTTCCACACCAGATGCCAGTTCGCTCAGGAACGCTGCAAGACAGAAGTGCCTGAACTCCGTGAAATTCGCCCCAATCACATGGTTGCCTGCCACTTCCCGCTGCTGAAGCAGGAAGATCGGGCCAAGACCATTGACATCACTCTCGCGGACGAAGTTCAATAA
- a CDS encoding histidine triad nucleotide-binding protein, producing MDCLFCEIAHGRVPAEIIHEDEYCVAFNDINPQAPVHFLVVPKHHIPSIADITEADQRILGHVLKIIAILANDKGLNENGYRVVSNVGRNAQQTVPHLHFHILGGRSMNWPPG from the coding sequence ATGGATTGTTTATTTTGTGAAATTGCACATGGCCGAGTTCCAGCAGAAATCATCCATGAGGATGAATACTGTGTCGCATTCAATGACATCAATCCCCAGGCACCCGTTCATTTTCTCGTTGTCCCCAAACATCACATCCCATCCATCGCAGATATCACTGAGGCGGATCAGCGGATTCTGGGACATGTTCTGAAGATCATAGCGATCCTGGCCAATGACAAAGGTCTCAACGAAAACGGCTATCGGGTCGTTTCCAATGTTGGTCGGAATGCCCAGCAGACGGTGCCCCACCTTCATTTCCACATATTAGGCGGAAGAAGTATGAATTGGCCTCCCGGTTAG
- the rpsU gene encoding 30S ribosomal protein S21 has protein sequence MSEIKVGENETLESALRRFKKKCARAGVLSEVRKREHYEKPSVKRKKKSEAARKRKFK, from the coding sequence ATGTCAGAAATCAAGGTTGGAGAGAACGAAACTTTAGAGTCAGCTCTCAGAAGATTCAAGAAGAAGTGTGCCAGAGCCGGAGTTCTCAGTGAGGTCCGGAAGAGAGAGCACTACGAGAAACCGAGCGTAAAGAGAAAGAAGAAGTCAGAAGCTGCCAGAAAGAGAAAGTTCAAGTAA
- a CDS encoding GatB/YqeY domain-containing protein yields MTIKEMLQRDWIQAMKEKDKNLSNILNMAKAAILQVEKTDNRKVEDPEALQILAREIKQRREALTEFQRGNRQDLVDQANFEIETLLRYMPEQLTESEIASLIKEQATLLGANNIKDMGKLMGAVRPLTTGKADGKLVSELVKKYLNEQN; encoded by the coding sequence ATGACGATAAAAGAGATGCTCCAACGGGACTGGATTCAGGCCATGAAGGAGAAAGACAAGAATCTGAGCAATATTTTGAATATGGCGAAGGCTGCAATTTTGCAGGTAGAGAAAACTGATAACCGTAAGGTTGAAGATCCCGAAGCCCTTCAAATTTTAGCCAGAGAAATCAAGCAGCGTCGTGAGGCTCTCACGGAATTCCAGCGGGGCAACCGGCAGGATCTGGTCGATCAGGCTAATTTCGAAATTGAAACACTGTTGCGCTATATGCCGGAACAGTTGACCGAATCCGAAATCGCTTCATTGATTAAAGAGCAGGCTACGCTTTTGGGCGCAAATAACATAAAGGATATGGGCAAGCTCATGGGTGCGGTACGGCCCCTGACAACAGGGAAAGCCGATGGCAAACTGGTGAGTGAACTCGTTAAAAAGTATCTGAATGAACAAAACTAG
- the ybeY gene encoding rRNA maturation RNase YbeY: MLNLENDQTLLEPARELIDKLNEALNVVAEGEGVDYEPEVSLYLVDNQAIQELNRDYRSLDTATDVLSFPVLAFEEGAVFSEQYTEHDLTDDLFLDDRLLLGDVIISTERAISQAVDYGHSIQREMVFLFVHSLLHLLGYDHMNAADRERMVAREQHYMALIGVSRS; the protein is encoded by the coding sequence ATGCTGAATCTGGAAAACGATCAGACTCTGCTTGAGCCTGCACGTGAACTGATCGATAAATTGAATGAAGCACTCAATGTCGTCGCTGAAGGCGAAGGCGTGGATTATGAACCGGAAGTAAGTCTGTATCTCGTCGACAATCAGGCGATCCAGGAACTTAACCGTGATTATCGCAGCCTCGACACAGCAACGGACGTCCTGTCTTTTCCGGTGCTGGCCTTTGAAGAAGGAGCGGTTTTTTCGGAGCAGTATACCGAACATGATCTGACGGACGATCTGTTCCTGGATGACCGTCTGTTGCTGGGCGATGTCATTATCTCGACAGAGCGGGCAATCAGTCAGGCGGTGGATTATGGCCACTCGATCCAGCGGGAGATGGTGTTCCTGTTTGTACACTCGCTGCTCCATCTGTTGGGGTACGACCATATGAACGCCGCCGACCGGGAACGAATGGTTGCCAGGGAGCAGCATTATATGGCATTGATTGGAGTGAGCCGATCGTGA
- a CDS encoding diacylglycerol kinase — MVKRGLTDSFNYAIHGLIYAIRTQRNMRIHVLSAIVVLIASLVFKVSKVEILILLIAVTLVITAELINTALESAVDATTNYYHPLVKIAKNTAAAAVLVTAINAVSIGVLVFWTPITQMTYGGIVLIKTSSPYFAFAILGIVTFLVLYIKAHVGDGTPLRGGMPSGHTAIAFALATMMSYVTENPIVVTLSFIMAVVVAQSRIDTRVHTFWEVFAGALLGFASTLLLFRLFGF; from the coding sequence ATCGTGAAGCGGGGTTTGACTGACAGTTTTAATTATGCGATTCACGGACTGATCTACGCCATTCGGACGCAGCGCAATATGCGCATCCATGTGCTATCCGCTATTGTAGTTCTGATCGCTTCACTGGTCTTCAAGGTTTCCAAAGTGGAAATATTGATCCTGCTCATAGCCGTCACACTGGTCATCACAGCCGAGTTGATCAACACAGCGCTGGAATCGGCCGTGGACGCGACGACCAACTATTACCACCCGCTTGTTAAAATTGCCAAAAATACGGCGGCAGCCGCTGTTTTGGTTACTGCCATCAACGCGGTCAGCATCGGCGTCCTGGTTTTCTGGACGCCGATCACGCAGATGACCTATGGCGGAATCGTCCTGATTAAGACTTCAAGCCCGTATTTTGCCTTCGCAATCCTCGGGATCGTGACCTTCCTGGTTCTCTATATCAAAGCTCATGTCGGTGACGGCACCCCGCTGCGCGGCGGCATGCCATCAGGCCATACGGCCATTGCCTTCGCGCTGGCCACGATGATGAGCTACGTGACAGAGAATCCGATTGTGGTCACATTGTCCTTTATCATGGCAGTTGTCGTGGCACAAAGCCGGATTGATACCCGCGTTCATACCTTCTGGGAGGTTTTCGCGGGTGCGCTGCTTGGCTTTGCCAGCACCCTGCTCCTGTTCCGTCTGTTCGGCTTCTAG
- a CDS encoding cytidine deaminase, whose protein sequence is MPASFWSGPDAISHRFAAVNSDTSFSTSERIDFMEIKIQELIDLALAKKEKAYVPYSQFSVGSAVQTESGELVGGFNIENASYGATNCAERTAIFCALQGGAKKIKALAVTGDPENYTYPCGICRQVMAEFGDPDMVVIVAKNRSEYHLHTLGEILPGAFTKQDLEGREDHV, encoded by the coding sequence ATGCCTGCCAGCTTCTGGAGCGGCCCTGACGCCATCAGTCACCGGTTTGCCGCTGTTAATTCAGACACATCATTTTCAACATCAGAAAGGATTGATTTCATGGAAATAAAGATACAAGAATTGATTGACCTGGCTCTTGCGAAAAAAGAGAAGGCTTATGTGCCGTATTCTCAGTTTTCGGTAGGGTCGGCAGTCCAGACCGAATCCGGGGAGCTGGTCGGAGGGTTTAACATTGAGAATGCCTCTTATGGTGCCACCAACTGCGCGGAGCGCACCGCCATTTTCTGCGCACTGCAGGGGGGAGCTAAAAAAATTAAAGCCCTGGCAGTCACTGGCGATCCTGAAAACTACACCTATCCCTGCGGGATCTGCCGTCAGGTAATGGCTGAATTCGGGGATCCAGACATGGTTGTCATTGTTGCCAAAAACCGCTCGGAATATCATCTTCATACCCTGGGGGAGATTCTTCCCGGGGCGTTCACCAAACAGGATCTGGAAGGCAGGGAAGACCATGTTTAA
- the era gene encoding GTPase Era: MFKSGYVTIIGRPNVGKSTLLNNLMGEKLAIVSSKPQTTRTTMQAIYNDNDSQIIFVDTPGMHKPKHKLGEYMVNRATDSTNEVDLILFLTDSDEPGPGDEFIIEMMKHRSAPKFLVINKMDEKKPENLAQTLLAYQKLADFNEMIPISALHGKNVTRLMDLMKKYLPEGPAYYPKDIMADVQEKFIVAETVREKALRLLNEEVPHGIAVNVTSMKERPDGTLDIEVDIVTEKESHKPIIIGRGGQTLKKIGMYARQDLEHFFRTKVNLKAFVKVRKDWRDNPGFLAEYGYKKGK; this comes from the coding sequence ATGTTTAAATCTGGCTATGTTACGATCATCGGACGGCCCAATGTGGGCAAATCAACTCTCCTCAACAACCTGATGGGCGAGAAGCTGGCCATTGTGTCCAGTAAGCCTCAGACAACCCGTACCACCATGCAGGCCATCTATAACGACAACGATTCTCAGATCATCTTCGTAGATACTCCTGGAATGCACAAACCAAAGCACAAGCTGGGAGAATACATGGTCAACCGGGCGACGGATTCCACCAATGAAGTGGACTTGATTCTCTTTCTGACCGATTCGGATGAACCCGGTCCGGGAGACGAATTCATCATTGAAATGATGAAACACCGCTCCGCGCCCAAATTCCTGGTCATCAACAAAATGGATGAAAAGAAACCGGAAAATCTGGCCCAGACTCTCCTGGCTTATCAGAAACTGGCTGATTTCAACGAAATGATCCCAATCAGCGCGCTGCACGGAAAAAATGTCACCCGGCTGATGGACCTGATGAAAAAATACCTTCCGGAAGGGCCGGCCTACTATCCCAAAGATATTATGGCCGATGTCCAGGAAAAGTTCATTGTGGCTGAGACTGTCCGTGAAAAGGCTCTGCGCCTGCTCAATGAGGAAGTACCGCACGGCATCGCCGTCAATGTCACTTCCATGAAGGAACGGCCGGATGGCACCCTGGATATTGAAGTGGATATTGTGACTGAAAAAGAATCCCATAAACCCATTATTATCGGTCGCGGCGGGCAGACGCTGAAAAAAATCGGAATGTACGCCCGGCAAGATCTGGAACATTTCTTCCGCACGAAAGTCAACCTGAAGGCATTTGTCAAAGTCAGGAAGGACTGGCGGGACAATCCGGGTTTCCTGGCTGAATACGGCTATAAAAAAGGCAAGTAG